A genomic stretch from Telmatocola sphagniphila includes:
- the prfB gene encoding peptide chain release factor 2 (programmed frameshift), with protein sequence MNAELRRRTDDLCNNLTQLRDSLDIAAKIRDRDALNAKMGEANFWDSPTQAQKTIQQLKPLNGLIKPYEELTASIGDLQAFAELCQEDETLETDWLKEIERVEKLYGNFELQAMMSGKHDASNAIVHIQAGAGGTDACDWAQIMLRMYTRWAESHGFKVELQDQVENIEAGLQSCTFRVVGDYAYGYLQSELGVHRLVRISPFGSGDTRQTSFAAVDVLPELDDTIEIVIKPDDLIKQTFCSGGPGGQHQNKTQSGVRWIHVPTGVAAESRTERSQIKNAENAMTLLKARLYRIEEQKQMAEFDKHYETKAEVAFGSQIRSYVLQPYTLVRDERDGIDVKTAQVLPVLDGDLDQFMHAYLRHKTARMHRKKSA encoded by the exons ATGAACGCGGAATTGCGAAGACGGACCGACGACCTGTGCAACAATTTGACGCAGCTACGGGACTCTCTT GACATCGCCGCCAAGATCCGGGATCGCGATGCCCTGAATGCCAAGATGGGGGAAGCGAACTTCTGGGATAGTCCTACCCAGGCCCAAAAAACCATTCAACAGTTGAAGCCGTTGAACGGGCTGATTAAACCCTACGAAGAATTGACTGCCTCGATCGGCGATCTGCAGGCTTTTGCCGAACTCTGCCAGGAAGACGAGACTCTCGAGACCGATTGGTTGAAAGAAATCGAGCGAGTCGAAAAGCTGTACGGCAATTTCGAACTTCAAGCGATGATGAGCGGCAAGCACGATGCCAGCAATGCTATTGTGCACATCCAGGCCGGCGCCGGGGGAACCGATGCATGCGACTGGGCTCAGATTATGTTGCGAATGTATACCCGCTGGGCCGAATCGCACGGTTTCAAAGTTGAGCTGCAAGACCAGGTGGAAAACATCGAAGCCGGTTTGCAGTCCTGCACTTTCCGTGTAGTTGGCGATTACGCCTATGGCTACCTCCAGAGCGAACTGGGTGTGCATCGTCTGGTCCGCATCAGTCCTTTCGGTAGCGGCGATACCCGGCAGACGTCGTTCGCGGCTGTCGATGTGCTTCCGGAACTCGATGATACAATCGAAATCGTCATCAAGCCCGACGATCTGATCAAACAGACTTTCTGTTCCGGCGGACCGGGTGGACAGCATCAGAATAAAACGCAATCGGGCGTCCGGTGGATTCACGTGCCAACCGGCGTGGCGGCGGAAAGCCGTACCGAGCGCAGCCAGATCAAGAATGCCGAAAACGCCATGACTCTGCTCAAAGCCCGACTGTATCGTATTGAAGAGCAGAAGCAGATGGCTGAGTTCGACAAGCATTATGAGACCAAAGCGGAAGTGGCCTTCGGCAGCCAGATTCGCAGTTACGTTCTGCAGCCTTACACGCTGGTTCGGGACGAACGAGACGGAATCGATGTGAAGACGGCCCAGGTGCTACCCGTCCTGGATGGCGATCTCGATCAGTTCATGCATGCCTATCTGAGACACAAGACGGCTCGGATGCATCGCAAAAAATCGGCTTAA
- the tsaE gene encoding tRNA (adenosine(37)-N6)-threonylcarbamoyltransferase complex ATPase subunit type 1 TsaE: MLSKRTSAYGLCVMDQPKTSFSFAIANLEQTERLGRWLGSRLFPNSVVALLGQLGAGKTHLSRAIAQGLEISNERLVTSPTFVLIQEYPARLPIFHFDAYRLANPQAFRDLGVDEYYSGGGVCLIEWADRIVPALPEQYLEIRLEIVQQDVRLCQVTAIGELYRKIVENLRLDWSDGPEAS; the protein is encoded by the coding sequence TTGCTGTCCAAAAGAACTTCTGCTTACGGCCTTTGCGTTATGGATCAGCCCAAGACCAGCTTTTCGTTCGCGATCGCGAATCTCGAACAGACCGAACGTCTGGGTCGCTGGCTGGGAAGTCGCTTATTCCCGAATTCGGTGGTCGCATTGCTGGGCCAACTGGGAGCGGGGAAGACTCATCTCAGTCGGGCAATAGCTCAGGGACTGGAAATTTCCAACGAAAGACTGGTCACCAGTCCCACTTTCGTTCTGATTCAGGAATATCCGGCCCGGCTGCCGATTTTTCACTTCGATGCCTACCGACTGGCCAATCCTCAGGCTTTTCGGGATCTGGGGGTCGATGAATACTACTCCGGCGGCGGCGTCTGCCTGATCGAGTGGGCGGACAGAATCGTTCCGGCGCTGCCCGAACAATATCTGGAAATTCGACTCGAGATTGTGCAGCAAGACGTTCGACTGTGCCAAGTTACGGCAATAGGGGAGCTGTACCGGAAAATCGTGGAGAATTTGCGTCTAGACTGGTCCGACGGACCAGAAGCGTCTTGA
- a CDS encoding HAD family hydrolase, giving the protein MALTLDQYADALFARKDIMFPAAPDPKPMKAKPHVKKMTGLKAVFWNIYGTLLVISEGNFKLKSDIELMLNVALDKTIHEFKMWQSMSRKPGQPAEYMREIYDRALREATMLPSRNEKYPETRSELIWENIIKRLLQKEYKFDAAMYGSLNQFTQKVAFFFHVAMQGAGAFPGAADTIRNLESLGIAQGLYADGQCFSTAHLGWCLREQNSTFDMDLLIPGRNRKISCNFNARKPSEAFLATVTSHLELLNISPDQALHVGCDMNRDIIPAKAAGLRTALFVGDRNAVIASPEQLKDDSTRPDMLLTELSQLNFILG; this is encoded by the coding sequence ATGGCACTTACTTTAGATCAGTACGCGGACGCCTTATTTGCCCGTAAGGACATCATGTTCCCGGCCGCGCCCGATCCCAAACCGATGAAGGCGAAGCCCCATGTGAAAAAGATGACGGGTTTAAAAGCCGTCTTCTGGAATATTTACGGGACGTTGCTGGTCATATCCGAAGGAAATTTTAAGCTCAAAAGCGACATCGAACTGATGCTGAATGTCGCCCTCGATAAAACGATCCACGAATTCAAGATGTGGCAGTCGATGAGCCGCAAGCCGGGCCAGCCGGCCGAATATATGCGGGAGATTTATGACCGCGCCTTGCGGGAAGCCACCATGCTGCCTTCCCGCAACGAGAAATATCCGGAAACCCGATCCGAATTGATCTGGGAAAACATCATCAAACGGCTGCTTCAGAAGGAGTATAAGTTCGACGCCGCAATGTACGGCTCACTGAACCAGTTTACCCAGAAAGTGGCTTTTTTCTTTCACGTGGCGATGCAGGGGGCCGGGGCGTTTCCGGGGGCGGCCGATACGATCCGGAATCTGGAATCGCTGGGAATTGCTCAGGGCTTGTACGCGGATGGCCAGTGTTTTTCGACCGCGCATCTGGGATGGTGCCTCCGCGAGCAGAACAGCACCTTCGATATGGATCTGCTGATTCCCGGCCGGAATCGAAAGATTTCCTGCAATTTCAACGCACGCAAACCTTCGGAAGCCTTTTTGGCCACGGTTACCAGCCATCTGGAATTGTTAAATATTTCTCCAGACCAGGCTCTTCATGTTGGCTGCGACATGAATCGAGATATAATTCCTGCCAAGGCCGCCGGACTTCGCACGGCTCTGTTTGTCGGCGACCGGAACGCTGTTATAGCCTCCCCAGAACAGTTAAAGGACGATTCCACCCGCCCGGATATGTTGCTGACGGAACTGTCGCAACTGAACTTCATACTCGGCTAA
- a CDS encoding 3-hydroxyacyl-ACP dehydratase FabZ family protein, translating into MPPVPFIEPAQIDCSKIVADLDEIKRLNPHRDNMLQLHAIVFLDFEAMLIAGYKDVRSDEFWVSGHMPGYPLFPGVMMCEAAAQMISFYTKKLSLFGDNLLGLGGLDGARFRYPVRPGDRLLMIGKGIKVSRRITVFDVQGYVGSNLCFEVRVSGVPIPGQENINKVLEAPKS; encoded by the coding sequence ATGCCACCGGTACCGTTTATTGAGCCAGCTCAGATAGATTGCTCGAAAATCGTGGCCGATCTCGACGAGATCAAGCGACTTAATCCCCATCGCGATAATATGTTGCAGCTGCACGCCATCGTCTTCCTCGACTTTGAAGCGATGCTCATCGCCGGCTATAAGGATGTCCGTTCCGATGAATTCTGGGTTTCCGGGCACATGCCGGGCTATCCGCTCTTTCCGGGCGTGATGATGTGCGAAGCGGCGGCCCAGATGATTTCCTTTTACACCAAGAAACTCTCACTGTTCGGCGATAATCTTTTGGGACTGGGTGGCTTGGATGGAGCCCGTTTCCGCTACCCCGTTCGTCCAGGCGACCGTCTGCTGATGATAGGCAAAGGCATAAAAGTCAGCCGGCGCATAACCGTTTTCGATGTGCAGGGTTACGTGGGATCGAACCTCTGCTTTGAAGTGCGCGTTTCCGGGGTGCCAATCCCGGGCCAGGAAAACATCAATAAAGTCCTCGAGGCGCCCAAGTCGTGA
- the trmB gene encoding tRNA (guanosine(46)-N7)-methyltransferase TrmB — MKRLPLEELQPYSFPEAVRGEAPPPVDWQQVFGNSNPVEVEVGFGKGLFLLTASSQHPEINYFGIEIVRKYQLVTATRLALKQVRNVKVACADAKIMFGQQIAPGTVQAVHIYFPDPWWKKRHNKRRLFTPEFACDCGRVLKLGGKLHLVTDVADYFAMEQETMQGLPSFRECDAIPESRGEHDFDYLTNFERKFRKEGRPIHRVSYEKVA; from the coding sequence ATGAAACGGCTGCCCCTGGAAGAGTTGCAGCCTTACTCCTTTCCCGAAGCGGTTCGTGGCGAAGCCCCCCCGCCGGTGGATTGGCAACAAGTATTTGGAAATTCGAATCCCGTTGAGGTGGAAGTCGGGTTCGGCAAAGGGCTATTTCTGCTCACCGCGTCCAGCCAGCACCCGGAGATCAATTACTTCGGTATCGAGATCGTCCGGAAGTATCAGCTGGTAACGGCTACTCGACTGGCACTCAAACAAGTTCGCAACGTGAAAGTGGCTTGCGCCGACGCCAAGATTATGTTCGGACAGCAGATCGCCCCCGGAACCGTCCAGGCAGTGCACATCTACTTCCCCGATCCGTGGTGGAAGAAACGACACAATAAACGCCGTCTGTTTACGCCGGAGTTCGCCTGCGATTGCGGTCGAGTTCTGAAGCTGGGTGGTAAACTGCACCTGGTGACCGATGTGGCCGATTACTTCGCCATGGAACAGGAAACCATGCAGGGATTACCTTCGTTTCGAGAATGCGATGCGATCCCGGAATCTCGCGGCGAGCACGATTTCGACTATCTGACCAATTTCGAGAGGAAGTTTCGAAAAGAAGGGCGACCGATCCATCGGGTGAGCTACGAGAAAGTGGCTTAG
- a CDS encoding acyl-CoA thioesterase, with product MDKPYTAIQIVMMPRDTNPHGTIFGGVILSYIDMAGAIAARREIALRGGAKDIVFVTVAINRVEFKQPVMVGDVVRFETHVLRIGRTSLTMHINVISERAGEVIPVTDAEVVYVGIDNSQGKRTPIVLLPQES from the coding sequence ATGGATAAGCCGTATACCGCCATTCAGATCGTGATGATGCCTCGGGATACCAATCCGCACGGTACGATCTTCGGCGGCGTCATTCTCAGCTACATCGACATGGCCGGCGCCATAGCGGCCCGGCGGGAAATCGCTCTTCGCGGCGGAGCGAAAGATATCGTTTTTGTCACGGTTGCCATCAATCGCGTCGAATTCAAACAGCCGGTGATGGTGGGGGATGTCGTTCGGTTCGAAACTCATGTCCTGCGCATCGGCCGGACTTCACTAACCATGCACATTAACGTGATCTCGGAGCGCGCGGGAGAGGTCATCCCCGTCACGGATGCGGAAGTCGTTTATGTGGGGATCGATAATTCTCAAGGTAAAAGGACTCCGATAGTGCTTCTGCCGCAGGAATCCTAA
- a CDS encoding ABC transporter permease: MVRITGVLAILVSLYIALYFSNPNALDWSTIQDVGNRQGRLGITTLGVGVLIITGAIDLSIGSVIGLASVSFGYLIEKRHMNPYLAFAAVVWGGLIIGMIHGLLITQLQLQPFLVTLCGLFVYRGLTRLVWDNTVGLNSIKTGNPDAAAAIDQLRWIFIGKDARGELLFPAEFIWLLGMALIIGLLLHFSIYGRYCYAIGYNEQASRYAGIRTTRFRFAGFVICSGLAAFSGVLLLLDLGSVMPSNSGEGEELFAITGAVLGGCSLRGGEGTVVGMIFGAMVLKVLDPLIVFAEFPDAAQKAIVGLTLLFGTLADEFFRRRATRRG, translated from the coding sequence ATGGTACGAATTACTGGTGTCCTCGCGATATTGGTGTCCCTCTACATTGCCCTTTACTTCTCCAATCCGAATGCCCTCGACTGGAGCACTATCCAGGATGTCGGCAATCGGCAGGGGCGACTGGGCATCACCACACTTGGTGTTGGGGTTCTCATCATCACCGGGGCTATCGATCTTTCCATTGGTTCGGTAATCGGACTCGCCTCGGTAAGTTTCGGCTATCTCATCGAAAAACGGCACATGAACCCTTACCTGGCCTTCGCGGCAGTCGTTTGGGGCGGGTTGATTATTGGAATGATCCACGGACTGCTGATTACTCAACTCCAGTTACAGCCCTTTCTCGTAACCTTGTGCGGACTGTTCGTCTATCGAGGCCTCACCCGTTTAGTCTGGGATAACACAGTTGGTTTGAATTCCATCAAGACGGGCAATCCGGATGCGGCCGCTGCGATCGATCAGTTGCGCTGGATATTCATAGGAAAAGACGCCCGTGGAGAACTGCTCTTTCCCGCGGAGTTTATCTGGCTCCTGGGAATGGCCTTAATAATCGGTTTATTACTGCATTTCAGCATCTATGGCCGATATTGTTACGCAATCGGTTACAACGAACAGGCCTCCCGATACGCCGGTATCCGGACCACCCGCTTTCGATTTGCCGGCTTTGTGATTTGTTCCGGTCTCGCGGCGTTCTCCGGTGTACTTTTGCTTTTGGATTTGGGATCCGTAATGCCTTCCAACTCTGGAGAAGGCGAGGAGTTGTTCGCCATCACGGGGGCCGTGCTGGGCGGCTGTAGTTTGCGAGGCGGTGAAGGGACGGTTGTCGGAATGATCTTCGGAGCAATGGTTCTGAAGGTGCTCGATCCACTCATAGTTTTCGCCGAGTTTCCCGATGCGGCTCAGAAAGCGATCGTCGGATTGACGCTTCTGTTCGGGACGCTGGCCGATGAGTTCTTCCGGCGCCGAGCCACGCGACGAGGTTAG
- a CDS encoding sugar ABC transporter ATP-binding protein has product MNSLSPILEVREVRKEFPGVLALDNVSLKVYPGEVLALVGENGAGKSTLMKILAGVYSVDEGDIYVDGQLKIINNVNDALKAGVSLIHQELNLAENLSVASNLFLGREIRRGGIWLNQSAMRDASRKLLKRVGLDESIVNQTVSTLAPGQKQLVEIARALSFDARIIIMDEPTSSLTQKETDTLYTVIDDLKDAGVTIIYISHRLAEVKRCADRVVVLRDGKNAGEIARENISHDTIIKYMVGRDLKNIHPRSERFPGETILELKNVVYRGGPETPVSFKLRAGEITGMAGLVGAGRTELAEALFGIRPIIGGEVSIDSENFQPHHPSDSVERGLLLVPEDRRKHGLILERGSGFNISLPSLPSLSAFGFLKFKAEQALNEEFVTRLRVKTPNLFQPVGFLSGGNQQKVVLAKWLARNPKVLILDEPTRGVDVGARQEIYQNIDNLVQQGIAILMISSDMEEVLGMSDRILVLHEGRLTGELERDQFSEEAVMNLATGFEKSKVGY; this is encoded by the coding sequence ATGAATTCTCTCTCTCCGATTCTGGAAGTTCGTGAAGTACGCAAGGAGTTCCCTGGCGTCCTGGCACTCGACAATGTCTCACTGAAGGTTTATCCCGGTGAAGTCCTGGCTCTGGTGGGAGAAAATGGTGCCGGCAAATCGACTTTGATGAAAATCCTGGCCGGGGTATATAGCGTCGATGAAGGCGATATCTACGTCGATGGTCAACTGAAGATCATCAACAATGTGAACGACGCTTTGAAGGCCGGTGTTAGCCTGATCCACCAGGAATTGAATCTGGCGGAAAACCTCAGCGTGGCTTCCAACCTGTTCTTGGGTCGGGAAATTCGTCGGGGAGGCATCTGGCTGAATCAGTCGGCGATGCGAGATGCGTCGCGAAAACTGCTCAAACGCGTGGGCCTCGACGAGAGTATCGTAAACCAGACGGTCTCAACTCTGGCGCCCGGGCAGAAGCAACTGGTCGAGATTGCCCGAGCCCTCTCCTTCGATGCCCGCATCATCATCATGGATGAGCCGACTTCGAGTCTCACCCAGAAAGAAACCGACACGCTTTATACGGTGATCGACGACCTCAAAGATGCGGGCGTCACCATCATCTATATTTCGCACCGGTTGGCCGAAGTGAAGCGGTGTGCCGATCGGGTCGTCGTTCTGCGGGATGGCAAAAATGCCGGGGAAATTGCCCGGGAGAACATCAGTCACGATACGATCATCAAGTATATGGTCGGCCGCGATCTGAAAAACATTCATCCCCGCAGCGAGCGCTTTCCGGGCGAGACAATTCTCGAGTTAAAGAATGTCGTTTATCGCGGCGGGCCGGAAACGCCAGTCTCTTTCAAGTTGCGAGCTGGAGAAATTACTGGTATGGCCGGCCTGGTGGGTGCGGGCCGTACCGAGTTGGCCGAAGCCTTATTCGGGATTCGCCCGATTATCGGCGGGGAAGTTTCCATTGATAGCGAGAACTTCCAGCCTCACCATCCCAGCGACTCCGTTGAGCGGGGCTTGCTGCTCGTTCCCGAGGATCGCCGCAAACATGGACTCATTCTGGAAAGAGGCTCCGGCTTCAATATCAGTCTCCCCAGTCTGCCGAGTCTCAGCGCATTCGGTTTTTTGAAGTTTAAAGCCGAGCAAGCTTTGAATGAAGAGTTCGTGACCCGGTTGCGTGTGAAGACCCCCAATTTATTTCAGCCGGTCGGATTCTTGTCGGGTGGCAATCAGCAGAAGGTCGTGCTGGCCAAGTGGCTGGCCCGAAATCCCAAAGTGCTGATCCTGGATGAACCCACACGAGGTGTGGATGTCGGAGCCCGCCAGGAAATCTATCAGAACATCGATAACCTGGTGCAGCAGGGAATTGCCATTCTGATGATCTCTTCCGACATGGAAGAAGTTTTGGGAATGAGCGATCGCATTCTGGTTCTGCATGAAGGCAGATTGACCGGCGAACTCGAACGGGATCAGTTCAGCGAAGAAGCGGTCATGAATCTGGCTACAGGCTTCGAAAAATCCAAAGTTGGCTATTAA
- a CDS encoding serine/threonine protein kinase, which produces MQRNSDAAQKSRSEASPSPVDAHEAPTIISSRQNKITLDQRIIERIPSRQLGPYQLIETVGTGGMAAVVRALDTSLHRTVALKILPPEMAQDSEHLERFRQEARAAAKLDNDNIARVYSIGEDQGLNFIAFEFVEGENLRQRMSRVGGRLSIAEAVPLMMQVAAGLSHAASRGVVHRDIKPSNILITPEGKAKIVDMGLARSMDNLAFDGGITQSGITLGTFDYISPEQAIDPRRTDIRSDIYSLGCTFYHAITGRPPVPEGTATQKLQFHQNTEPIDPRRLNPLISEELTMILARMMAKDANQRYQHPDQLIQHLYLLTQKEQIGISSAKVETLPRDLTYNEPILPEPPRFSRTALVIAVSLLLGIFTWILGGFRNKEEPIASGPFWVSEKEKKSNSSTDTSEPSNTAPNVNSEGPQTASNVMELRKLIEQGVSSIVLKPGETYDLSRALRKDDPVKPLKFSASQLVLDGGDGVSPALLIMKIPTPLEERMGSPHTLQIADTVKKIKLRGVQIEWISGEGVPVNSAWKMPLLESFQADRCAFVTTSSGLVDMTSGPTAQIEFPGDADLPPTLSFDRCYFGPSKIGIRLIGPTEVHCRECAFAPSDAAFKLSGDIGPGKATEIQLKMSSVMMKGGSFLEVDDSVPFHFSADQSIFSSSDETSSSMGILVRQLGDLSKDSRMGYVKESDGGSGFHGNAYHNTAILQLKDMNLGFAECAQQNLPFVDGKAVQVGFPWDQRDPLKKLYDPQLPLRSRLNSAFRVMLKRSALRIPGSPQNVFGLDNMLGSALYDSPLPQPFDAKLASTRIVQPDLPETETQPAGVYRSLRNAIEEAKPGDEILLHWNGTHDERSVDLDKPNSQLTIRPDENCKPILQLTSRKREQALFKIAGGEIHFENLQFRLRNEKGQNDSSRSIVSLPGGGLCSFKNCVVTFEDQDGMSVVQLEDPRDEMMMNDSMEKWPIPRITFENSLIRGKGKLLCVKSSRSFDLDVKDTLAALNGSLIDINPTTLDVTGVNSTQVHLHRTTTYLTGPLFEILAAAKKLDMKGCGIVPIQALGTQSLFIPASGSTSPLVKMEHVETENLMKDLFNWRGSKDNFYGYDKTTQNLIERTSDNPEALTPMPIDPDRWLELFREKDHPFGKVKFLGSALENGKAFSSLKPADFRRKNDDYSDSGATLETLPTPYGEEKLSPSSN; this is translated from the coding sequence GTGCAGCGGAATTCAGATGCCGCTCAGAAGTCGCGAAGCGAGGCGTCGCCTTCTCCTGTCGATGCTCATGAAGCTCCCACAATCATCTCTTCCCGCCAAAATAAGATCACCCTCGACCAGCGGATCATCGAACGCATCCCCAGCCGTCAGCTAGGGCCTTACCAGTTAATTGAAACCGTTGGTACGGGGGGGATGGCCGCTGTCGTCCGCGCATTGGATACCAGCCTGCACCGGACTGTCGCGCTCAAAATTCTGCCCCCGGAAATGGCCCAGGATTCCGAGCATCTGGAACGTTTTCGTCAGGAAGCTCGGGCGGCCGCGAAGCTCGACAACGATAACATCGCGCGGGTGTATTCCATTGGTGAAGATCAGGGGCTCAATTTCATCGCTTTCGAGTTCGTCGAAGGCGAAAATCTCCGTCAGCGCATGAGCCGGGTGGGCGGTCGCCTTTCAATCGCTGAGGCAGTTCCACTGATGATGCAGGTGGCCGCCGGTCTGTCGCATGCGGCTTCTCGCGGCGTCGTTCACCGGGATATCAAGCCCTCGAACATCTTGATTACGCCTGAGGGTAAAGCAAAAATCGTCGATATGGGCTTGGCCAGGAGCATGGACAATCTGGCTTTCGATGGGGGAATAACCCAGTCCGGGATTACACTCGGGACCTTCGATTATATTTCCCCGGAGCAGGCAATAGACCCGCGTCGGACCGACATTCGATCCGACATTTACTCACTGGGCTGCACCTTTTATCACGCCATTACGGGACGACCTCCGGTGCCGGAGGGTACGGCCACTCAGAAATTACAGTTTCATCAGAATACCGAACCGATTGACCCCCGCCGGTTGAATCCTCTGATCTCCGAAGAGTTGACGATGATCCTGGCTCGCATGATGGCCAAGGATGCCAATCAGCGTTATCAGCATCCAGATCAATTGATTCAGCACCTTTATCTGCTTACGCAGAAAGAACAGATTGGCATTTCCTCGGCGAAAGTGGAAACTCTGCCGCGCGACCTTACCTATAACGAACCGATTCTGCCGGAACCTCCCCGCTTTTCACGCACGGCCCTGGTAATTGCCGTGAGCTTGCTGTTAGGCATTTTCACTTGGATATTAGGCGGGTTTCGCAACAAAGAAGAACCGATTGCCAGCGGCCCCTTCTGGGTTTCCGAGAAAGAAAAAAAATCGAATTCCAGTACCGACACTTCGGAGCCTAGCAACACAGCGCCGAACGTCAATTCTGAGGGCCCGCAGACCGCTTCGAATGTAATGGAACTTCGCAAGCTTATCGAACAAGGCGTCAGCTCGATTGTTTTGAAGCCGGGAGAAACTTACGATCTTAGCCGGGCGCTCCGCAAGGACGATCCGGTGAAGCCGCTCAAATTCAGCGCATCGCAACTGGTCCTCGATGGCGGTGACGGAGTCAGCCCCGCTCTGCTGATTATGAAAATCCCCACGCCGCTGGAAGAGCGGATGGGTTCGCCACACACGCTGCAAATTGCTGACACCGTCAAGAAAATCAAGCTTCGCGGCGTGCAGATCGAGTGGATTTCGGGGGAAGGCGTACCGGTGAATTCGGCCTGGAAAATGCCGCTTCTCGAATCGTTTCAAGCCGATCGCTGTGCCTTTGTAACTACCTCATCCGGTTTGGTCGATATGACCAGCGGACCGACTGCTCAAATTGAGTTTCCCGGCGATGCCGATCTTCCTCCAACTCTTTCCTTCGATCGATGCTACTTCGGGCCATCGAAAATCGGTATTCGGTTGATCGGTCCAACTGAGGTGCATTGTCGAGAATGCGCCTTTGCCCCGAGTGACGCGGCCTTCAAACTTTCTGGCGACATCGGGCCGGGCAAGGCCACTGAAATTCAATTGAAGATGTCCTCCGTAATGATGAAAGGGGGATCGTTTCTGGAAGTGGACGATTCGGTGCCATTCCACTTCTCCGCGGACCAGAGTATTTTCAGCTCCAGCGATGAAACCTCTTCCAGCATGGGTATTCTGGTGCGTCAACTGGGAGATTTATCCAAAGATTCGCGTATGGGCTATGTGAAAGAGTCGGATGGAGGATCCGGCTTTCACGGCAATGCCTACCATAACACCGCCATTTTGCAACTGAAAGACATGAATCTCGGTTTTGCCGAATGTGCTCAGCAAAATTTGCCGTTCGTCGATGGCAAAGCCGTTCAGGTCGGTTTCCCGTGGGACCAGCGCGATCCTTTGAAGAAACTCTACGATCCGCAATTGCCACTTCGCAGCCGGCTGAATTCCGCTTTCCGGGTGATGCTGAAACGATCGGCCCTTCGCATTCCAGGCTCGCCTCAGAATGTCTTCGGGTTGGATAACATGCTCGGCAGCGCCCTCTACGATTCACCCCTGCCACAACCTTTTGATGCCAAACTGGCCTCCACCCGAATCGTTCAACCGGATCTCCCGGAAACGGAAACCCAACCCGCGGGTGTATATCGCTCTCTTCGAAACGCCATCGAGGAAGCGAAACCGGGGGATGAAATTCTGCTGCACTGGAATGGCACTCACGACGAACGCTCGGTCGATCTCGACAAACCGAATTCTCAATTAACCATTCGGCCGGATGAAAACTGCAAACCGATCCTTCAATTGACCAGTCGGAAGCGGGAACAGGCTTTGTTCAAGATCGCCGGCGGCGAAATCCATTTCGAAAATCTGCAATTCCGTCTGCGCAACGAAAAAGGTCAGAACGATTCTTCTCGCTCGATCGTCTCCTTGCCCGGCGGTGGACTGTGCAGTTTCAAAAATTGCGTGGTGACCTTCGAGGATCAGGACGGCATGTCCGTAGTCCAGCTAGAAGATCCCCGCGATGAAATGATGATGAATGATAGCATGGAGAAATGGCCCATTCCTCGCATTACATTCGAAAACTCCCTGATCCGAGGTAAAGGCAAACTCCTTTGCGTGAAGTCGAGCCGATCCTTCGATCTCGATGTGAAAGATACACTGGCTGCACTCAACGGCAGCCTGATTGACATCAATCCCACCACGCTCGATGTCACCGGCGTGAATTCGACTCAAGTCCATTTGCATCGAACGACCACTTACCTGACCGGCCCGCTTTTTGAGATCCTCGCGGCGGCCAAAAAATTGGATATGAAAGGATGCGGTATTGTTCCGATCCAAGCTCTGGGTACGCAATCGCTTTTCATACCCGCTTCCGGAAGTACTTCTCCGCTGGTGAAGATGGAACATGTGGAGACCGAGAATCTCATGAAGGATCTTTTCAACTGGCGCGGCTCCAAAGATAATTTTTACGGTTACGACAAAACGACCCAGAATCTGATCGAGCGGACCAGTGACAATCCGGAAGCTCTCACGCCGATGCCGATCGATCCCGATCGCTGGCTGGAACTGTTTCGGGAAAAGGATCACCCCTTCGGGAAGGTCAAATTCCTCGGTAGCGCCCTGGAGAATGGAAAGGCCTTTAGCTCCTTGAAGCCCGCCGATTTTCGACGAAAAAATGACGATTACTCCGATTCGGGTGCCACACTGGAAACGCTTCCCACCCCCTACGGTGAGGAAAAGTTAAGCCCCTCCAGCAATTAG